From Impatiens glandulifera chromosome 7, dImpGla2.1, whole genome shotgun sequence:
agttacatattaaaaaaaattaattaataaataatacaaaataaaatttataaaattaatacaaacaattaattatatatatattgaattataataacaatatacaaaattaagaatttcaattaACAAAATCGAACTATCAATAAAAATTGAGATGCAcaactaatttaaaaatgaatgaaaaatcttataaaaattataaaatatctatacaacttttaaaaaataaaataacttattattaagaTATGAAAAGagttttatgtaataaaattatatttttatatttaattttcaataataaaaaaagaaggtTGAGAATTATGacggttataataaaataaaataatgtcaaaagattaatatctttaaatttaaatttaaattgatatttgtattttattcaatttaaatatgatttaatttatttttagtggTTATTTactatttcttaaattttaaaaaataataatatgttgaaataaatataaaataataaaataaatattgaattaaatcaaaataaatcacataaataaaatatttaaaaaacatttttaaaatccGAATTTGTTTTGGAAAACCCATATCAAAAACAAACTGctattttttctcaatatatataagaaatctTTCTTCTCTCAGAAATCTATGCAGCAAAAACCCATATCATATAAACCCTAAATCCATAACTTCAAAGTTCTTTCTTTGAACAAGTTTAAACCctattattcaatttttgtttCTTCAATCTTACTTCAATCGCAACTGCAAAAATCCTCTGTTTCCTTTTGGGTAAGTTTTCTATTCCCATATACAATTGATCCGATTTCTTACTTGATTCCAATCTGATTCCATTACATTATATTCATATTCAGATCGTCTTCCAAAACCAAATATAAGTATCTATTTCCGATTCATAGTGGGTATTGAAAGAACTGGGCAACAGTGATCTGAGTAGGGAGATTTTTGCAGGGTTTTAAACAATGGATGATCTTGAGAAAGCAATTGTTATAACTTTTGATGGGTTAACGGATTCTGCACTTAATTCCCAAGCCGTTTCTTACTGTCAACAAGTTAAGGATAATCCATCTATTTCATATATATGCATTGATCATCTGTGTTCATCTAAGCTAGCGCAAGTTCAATTCTGGTGTTTGCAATGTCTGCACGAAACTGTTCAGGTTCGTTATTCATCCATGTCTCCACATGAACAAGCGTTTGTAAGGAAATCTGTTTTCTCAATGGCTTGTTTCGATTCAATTGATGGTAAGACGGATTCTGCTAGAATATTGGAAGGGCCTGCATTTGTAAAGAACAAGCTTGCACAGGTTTTTGTCAAGTTAATCTACTTAGAATACCCAGAGATTTGGCCTTCTGTTTTCATAGATTATCTTCCTCACCTTAACAAAGGTGTTACAGTTATTGACATGTTCTGTAGAATCTTAAATTCTTTGGATGAAGAATTGATCAGTTTGGACTATCATCGAAATTCGGATGAACTGGCTGTTGCTACTAGAGTAAAGGATGCCATGAGACAACAATGTGTTCCTCAGATAGTTAAAGCATGTTACGATATTATCTCAATGTGCAGAAACTACGAACCTTTTCTTTGCGCAAATGTCATGGATTCCATTAAAAGACACGTTTCGTGGATTGATATCGGATTAATTGCCAACGATCCATTTATCACACTTTTCTTCGACCTGATTTCAAACGACGATTTGCCAATTCAGCTTCGCGGTTCTGCAACCGGCTGTGTTCTTGCGGCAGTATCTAAACGTATGGAGTACTTAGCCAAGCTGAAACTTCTCCAAACCCTTCAAATAAAAAGGGTATCCAGTTTAGTGATGGAACGACGTTTGGACGATGAATTGTTTGCGAAAATAGCCATTCTTCTAACTGGTTACGCTAACGAAGCGCTCGTTTGCTCAATGCGGTTACGTAACTCTGTGGAATCCAATCGTAGTTGCATTGAGCTTCTGAACGAGGTTTTTCCCTCGATTTTCCATGTAATGCTTACGTGTGAAATCGATATTATGTTTATCATCGTTCAGTTTCTTTCGGATTACTTTGGCATGATGAAGCTTCTCCTTAAACCGAGTGAGGAGCAGTTATTTCATGCAAACCGGATTTTGGAAATCATAAGTTTGCGGATTCGATACGATCCCATTCACCGCAAAAATGTCGATGTTTTTAATGTATTAGGGaaagaggaagaagataggaTGACGGAATTTCGCAAAGATTTATTCGTTTTGCTTCGCGGAGTTGGTCGTGTTCTCCCCGATATTACTCAGATATTTATCAAGAACTCGTTAGTTCGAGCTTTTTCGTCTTCTTCTGGCTCGGATAGTAATGTTGAAGAAGTGGAAGCTGCGCTTTCACTTTTCTACGCTTATGGGGAATCGGATACAATGAAAGAAAATGGCATTTTGAGAGATCTTGTCCCAACTTTACTGTCGACGAGACTTCATTGCCATTCGAATAGGATTGTTGCTCTTGTTTATCTGGAAATGATATATCGATATATGAAGTTACCTATTATCAAGGATCATAATGAATATATACCTATAATTCTGTCTGCTTTTCTCGATGAAAGGGGTGTACATCATTCAAATGTCCATGTAAGCCGAAGGGCGGCTTATCTTTTCACAAGGGTTGTAAAACAGCTTAAAGCAAAGTTTGTTCCATTCATAGATACAATTTTGCAggtaaaagattattttgattCAGATTTGTATCAACTGGATGgctcatattttgttttttcagaGTCTTGGGGATACATTAACTCGATTTACATCAGATCAACTGGGAAATGAAGATGGTAGTGATATATTTGAGGTTAGGATATTTAATTGCcctataattgaataaaatgtgtTTGTTGGATATGGTTTCATAATTGCTATTGCATTTGCAGGCTATTGGATTGTTAATTGGGGTTCAAGGGGTTTCACCTGAAAAACAAGTTGCCTATCTTTCGTCATTGCTTACTCCACTTTGCCAGCaggttgaaaaaatattagttttccTTGGGTTATCGGATTCCATACAATTTCTTTTATCAATCAAATGAAACAACTCTGATATAAAACTATGGTCTGATTAGGTGGATGCGAAACTTCAAGATCCCGAAGAATCTCCTGCAAAGATTGTGATTTTTCAGCAAATCGTCTTAGCAATTAATGCCCTTAGCAAGGTTCATTTTTAATTCTCTAATTAGAGGCAAATGTATATTCATGCAACATTAGCCAACCGGCTTTTTTCTGTTAACACATAAACGGAATAAGGAATAGAAAATGGATGGATAATGTTACACCAGTTAAAGTAGTTCACGGATATTTTGCAATTTTAGAAAACATGTTTTCTTCCTTTTATTTACCCAACATTATCTATCCATTTCTGTACATAAAACGGATGGATAATGTTGCACCTGTTATGGTAGTTTGCGGGTATTTTGAAGTTTATGTATATTTGTATATGCCCTTTTATCGttgatattttagaaaatattactGCATGTTGAGAAACATACTAGAGAATGATTCACTTTCTTTTACTTTTCCATTTTTGCCACTTTCTCTGTTTTTGGACATAGAATTGTAACACATAGGGTTTAAATGTAATGCAGGGGTTCAGTGTTCGTGTTGTGACATCAAATCGACCTACTATTGGTCTCATGTTTAGGCAGGTTAGTCTCGATAATGAATcgagtgtttttttttttttgctaagaaTGAAAATAGTTAGATGATATGGGAACAAAACTAATGAATCCTGCTGCTAATTTTCCTTCtcatcttattcttcttctgGTGCAGACACTGGAGGTTCTCCTTCGAGTTTTAGCTGTCTATCCAAAGATAGAGATATTGCGTATTAAGGTATGTGTAGAATAC
This genomic window contains:
- the LOC124946066 gene encoding exportin-T-like is translated as MDDLEKAIVITFDGLTDSALNSQAVSYCQQVKDNPSISYICIDHLCSSKLAQVQFWCLQCLHETVQVRYSSMSPHEQAFVRKSVFSMACFDSIDGKTDSARILEGPAFVKNKLAQVFVKLIYLEYPEIWPSVFIDYLPHLNKGVTVIDMFCRILNSLDEELISLDYHRNSDELAVATRVKDAMRQQCVPQIVKACYDIISMCRNYEPFLCANVMDSIKRHVSWIDIGLIANDPFITLFFDLISNDDLPIQLRGSATGCVLAAVSKRMEYLAKLKLLQTLQIKRVSSLVMERRLDDELFAKIAILLTGYANEALVCSMRLRNSVESNRSCIELLNEVFPSIFHVMLTCEIDIMFIIVQFLSDYFGMMKLLLKPSEEQLFHANRILEIISLRIRYDPIHRKNVDVFNVLGKEEEDRMTEFRKDLFVLLRGVGRVLPDITQIFIKNSLVRAFSSSSGSDSNVEEVEAALSLFYAYGESDTMKENGILRDLVPTLLSTRLHCHSNRIVALVYLEMIYRYMKLPIIKDHNEYIPIILSAFLDERGVHHSNVHVSRRAAYLFTRVVKQLKAKFVPFIDTILQSLGDTLTRFTSDQLGNEDGSDIFEAIGLLIGVQGVSPEKQVAYLSSLLTPLCQQVDAKLQDPEESPAKIVIFQQIVLAINALSKGFSVRVVTSNRPTIGLMFRQTLEVLLRVLAVYPKIEILRIKITSFIHQMVETLGGASVFPYLPKALEQLLVESEPKEMTRVLLLLNQLICKSNTELQNILEDIYPVIASMFLNLVPIEAVSSEPKCNTEEIRERQELQKLFYTFLNAIAMNDMSSVFLSQKSRVCLDSVMQNLLETSCKHKDIVVRKLCVQIFIRLIKDWCVGPFGEDKLPGFQGFVVEIFATNCCLYSVLDKSFEFTDSNTMLLFKEIALVQKVMYEKFDNEFLLHFVSKWFPSAQCPQDLAEQYCKKLKHKDLDVLVSFYQNLIENLRHQIQNLSTIKF